Proteins encoded together in one Dioscorea cayenensis subsp. rotundata cultivar TDr96_F1 unplaced genomic scaffold, TDr96_F1_v2_PseudoChromosome.rev07_lg8_w22 25.fasta BLBR01001457.1, whole genome shotgun sequence window:
- the LOC120256467 gene encoding uncharacterized protein LOC120256467, with protein sequence MAFLGVVSPPSDVVCLDDYTRFTWLYLMPHHSQLLSIYRTFSAMIHTQFSASIKTFRSDSGGEYTSYAFRAFLSSEVSSPPLSVESPTVSSPPPSLPFAHPPVRFTYHRRDPASLHLGRLFPTPLPTIDPAHEVPTEKQFDYLSGGLPWQRSLKL encoded by the exons atGATTACACTCGATTCACCTGGCTTTATCTTATGCCTCACCATAGCCAGTTATTGTCTATTTATCGCACTTTTTCTGCTATGATCCACACCCAGTTCTCTGCCTCTATTAAGACCTTTCGATCTGACTCTGGCGGTGAGTACACCTCTTACGCCTTTCGTGCCTTTTTGTCTTCTGAAG TTTCTTCCCCTCctttatctgttgagtctcctaCAGTGTCTTCCCCTCCTCCCTCGCTTCCATTTGCTCACCCACCTGTTCGCTTCACATACCACCGCCGGGATCCCGCGAGCCTCCATCTCGGCCGGTTATTTCCGACACCTCTCCCTACTATCGATCCAGCTCACGAG GTACCTACCGAGAAGCAGTTCGACTACCTGAGTGGAGGACTGCCATGGCAGAGGAGCTTGAAGCTTTGA